From a region of the Terriglobales bacterium genome:
- the kdpC gene encoding potassium-transporting ATPase subunit KdpC, which produces MKKNLIIAVLMTIATTILLGIIYPLVVTGIAQMLFPHQANGQLIRRDGNVIGSRIIGQPFVGPGYFHSRPSAAGNGYDAANSGGTNLGPTNKKLIDRVSSDAARLHGENPNQPVPVDLVTTSASGLDPNITPAAALFQIPRVARERGVGEDRLRQLVLNRTEGRQLGILGEPRVNVLELNLDLDEHFREKKQAAAVR; this is translated from the coding sequence ATGAAGAAGAACCTCATCATTGCCGTACTAATGACCATCGCCACCACAATCCTGCTGGGCATCATTTACCCGCTGGTCGTAACCGGCATCGCTCAGATGTTATTTCCGCACCAAGCCAACGGTCAGCTGATCCGTCGTGATGGAAACGTAATTGGATCGCGAATCATCGGCCAGCCATTTGTCGGACCCGGATACTTCCATTCGCGTCCTTCTGCGGCCGGCAACGGCTATGACGCCGCGAATTCCGGTGGTACGAACCTGGGTCCCACGAATAAGAAGCTGATCGACCGCGTATCGAGTGATGCGGCGCGGCTCCATGGTGAAAATCCGAATCAGCCCGTACCCGTCGATCTGGTAACGACATCAGCCTCCGGGCTTGATCCCAACATCACGCCGGCTGCGGCGCTCTTCCAAATACCACGCGTCGCACGCGAGCGTGGCGTCGGCGAAGATCGCCTGCGCCAACTCGTACTCAACCGTACGGAGGGCCGTCAGCTGGGAATACTGGGTGAGCCGCGAGTGAACGTGCTGGAACTGAATCTTGACCTCGATGAACACTTCCGGGAAAAGAAGCAGGCCGCGGCTGTTCGTTGA
- the kdpB gene encoding potassium-transporting ATPase subunit KdpB: protein MAKQKAIWEWKIVRRAVLDSLIKLNPRKMMGNPVMFVVEIGSVITTVLLFRGGTAFKFNLQITLWLWFTVLFANFAEAMAEGRGKAQADTLRKARSETVANRLLANGSIEKVPSSQLRAGDLVIVSAGELIPSDGDIFEGVASVDESAITGESAPVIREAGGDRSGVTGGTRVLSDQIKVKIVSNPGETFLDRMIGLVEGAERQKTPNEIALNILLAGLTIIFLLAVVTLQPFAIYSGSPQTVFVLVSLLVCLIPTTIGGLLSAIGIAGMDRLIQHNVLAMSGRAVEAAGDVNTLLLDKTGTVTLGNRQASRFIAAPGVTERELADAAQLSSLADETPEGRSIVVLAKEKYGLRGRELKAHEAQFVPFSAQTRMSGVNMNGFEIRKGAVDAIQKYVAQTGREFPVQIQARVEQIARNGGTPLVVAEKGRGALGVIELKDIVKGGMHERFDQLRAMGIRTVMITGDNPLTAAAIAREAGVDDFLAQATPKDKMDLIRREQAGGKLVAMTGDGTNDAPALAQADVGVAMNTGTQAAKEAGNMVDLDSNPTKLIEVVEIGKQLLMTRGALTTFSIANDVAKYFAIIPAMFAATFPVLQSLNIMRLQTPQSAILSAVIFNALIIIGLIPLALRGVKYRPMGAAVLLRRNLLIYGVGGIIVPFIGIKLIDMVITRVGLA from the coding sequence ATGGCAAAGCAGAAAGCAATCTGGGAGTGGAAGATCGTAAGACGTGCGGTGCTGGATTCGCTAATCAAGCTGAATCCGCGGAAGATGATGGGGAATCCGGTCATGTTCGTGGTGGAGATTGGGAGCGTGATCACGACCGTGCTGCTCTTCCGCGGCGGCACGGCCTTCAAGTTCAACCTGCAGATCACCCTGTGGCTGTGGTTCACCGTGCTGTTCGCGAACTTCGCCGAAGCCATGGCTGAAGGCCGCGGGAAAGCTCAGGCAGACACGCTGCGCAAAGCACGTTCTGAAACAGTGGCCAACCGGCTGCTTGCGAATGGAAGCATCGAGAAAGTACCCAGTTCCCAGCTGCGCGCGGGCGACCTGGTCATCGTTTCCGCCGGCGAATTGATCCCCTCCGATGGAGACATCTTCGAAGGCGTGGCCTCGGTGGACGAGTCGGCCATCACCGGCGAATCGGCTCCCGTGATTCGAGAAGCGGGCGGCGATCGTTCGGGGGTAACCGGCGGCACGCGAGTATTGTCCGATCAGATCAAGGTGAAGATCGTCTCCAACCCTGGCGAGACCTTCCTGGATCGCATGATCGGGCTGGTGGAAGGCGCTGAACGGCAGAAGACCCCGAACGAGATCGCGCTCAACATTCTCCTGGCCGGACTGACAATCATCTTTCTGCTGGCGGTAGTTACGCTGCAGCCATTCGCGATCTACTCCGGATCTCCGCAGACCGTGTTCGTTCTCGTTTCACTTCTGGTCTGCCTGATCCCCACCACGATCGGCGGCCTGCTCTCCGCGATCGGAATTGCGGGAATGGATCGCCTGATCCAGCACAATGTGTTGGCGATGTCCGGACGCGCGGTGGAGGCTGCCGGCGACGTCAACACGCTGCTGCTCGACAAAACCGGGACGGTTACTCTCGGCAATCGCCAGGCATCCCGGTTCATTGCCGCGCCTGGGGTCACCGAAAGAGAATTGGCAGACGCCGCGCAACTGTCTTCCCTCGCCGATGAAACACCGGAAGGACGTTCGATCGTCGTCCTGGCGAAGGAAAAGTACGGACTGCGGGGACGCGAGTTGAAGGCGCACGAAGCTCAGTTCGTTCCGTTCTCCGCGCAGACCCGCATGTCGGGCGTCAACATGAACGGCTTCGAGATTCGCAAGGGCGCGGTGGATGCCATTCAGAAGTACGTTGCCCAAACTGGACGCGAGTTCCCGGTCCAGATCCAAGCCAGGGTCGAACAGATCGCGCGCAACGGAGGCACGCCGCTCGTGGTAGCCGAGAAAGGCCGCGGGGCTCTCGGTGTTATAGAGCTCAAGGACATTGTCAAAGGCGGAATGCATGAGCGCTTCGACCAGCTGCGTGCTATGGGGATCCGAACGGTGATGATTACTGGCGACAATCCGCTCACCGCCGCCGCGATTGCGCGGGAAGCGGGAGTGGACGATTTCCTGGCGCAGGCCACCCCCAAGGACAAAATGGACCTGATCCGGCGCGAGCAGGCCGGCGGCAAGCTGGTCGCCATGACGGGCGATGGCACCAACGATGCGCCCGCGCTCGCCCAAGCCGATGTCGGCGTTGCCATGAACACCGGCACGCAGGCCGCCAAGGAAGCCGGCAACATGGTGGACCTGGATTCCAATCCCACGAAACTCATTGAAGTGGTGGAAATCGGAAAACAGCTGCTGATGACTCGTGGCGCCCTGACCACGTTCTCCATTGCCAACGACGTCGCGAAATACTTCGCGATTATTCCAGCTATGTTCGCAGCCACGTTCCCGGTGCTGCAGAGCTTGAACATCATGCGGCTGCAAACGCCGCAATCGGCGATTTTGTCGGCGGTGATTTTCAACGCCCTGATCATCATCGGGCTGATTCCGCTGGCCCTGCGTGGCGTGAAATATCGTCCCATGGGCGCGGCTGTGCTGCTGCGGCGTAACCTCCTGATCTATGGCGTGGGCGGAATCATCGTTCCGTTTATCGGGATCAAGCTGATCGACATGGTGATCACGCGCGTCGGTCTTGCTTAA
- the kdpA gene encoding potassium-transporting ATPase subunit KdpA, producing MTLNGWLQITIFLLLILAVTKPLGVYMAHVFNRERTFLDPVMRPIERLLYRVTGVDENHEMRWTEYGISMLLFSVVSMLVLYLLMRVQGHLPFNPQKLGAVARDLAFNTAASFTTNTNWQNYSGETTMSYLTQMAGLAYHNFVSAAVGISLAIAFIRGIARREQQTLGNFWVDMVRSSLWVLLPFSIVGALALVSQGVVQNLRPYDTVKLVEPQQVPKVDANGEPVLGPDGKQVMDTVTEQTIAQGPVASQEIIKEWGTNGGGFFNANSAHPFENPTPLSNLIELFAIFAISAGLTYTLGRMTGSQRHGWAVWSAMAILFLAGVTVAYWAEARGNRLLAGADQQATALQSGGNMEGKEVRFGIANTALWATVTTDASCGAINGWHDSLTPLGGMVPLVNIMLSEVIFGGVGAGMYGMLIYIVLAVFIAGLMVGRTPEYLGKKIEAYDVKMAMLVALVFPLVILTFSAIAVIYPFGTSSILNPGPHGLSEILYSYTSQAGNNGSAFAGLTTNTLWYNVSGGLTMLIGRFLMIIPMLAIAGNLAQKKYVPPSLGTFPVTTPLFTALLIGVILIVGALTFFPALSLGPILEHLLLAAGKTF from the coding sequence ATGACTCTGAACGGCTGGTTGCAGATCACAATTTTCTTGCTGCTGATACTCGCGGTCACCAAACCGTTGGGTGTCTACATGGCGCACGTATTCAACCGCGAGCGCACCTTCCTGGACCCGGTGATGCGGCCCATCGAGCGCTTGCTCTACCGCGTGACCGGAGTGGATGAGAACCACGAGATGCGCTGGACCGAGTACGGGATCTCGATGTTGCTGTTCAGCGTGGTTTCCATGCTCGTCTTGTACTTGCTGATGCGTGTCCAGGGGCACCTGCCGTTCAACCCGCAGAAGCTCGGCGCCGTGGCGCGTGACTTGGCGTTCAACACGGCGGCGTCGTTTACCACAAATACGAATTGGCAGAACTACAGTGGCGAGACAACGATGAGCTACCTGACGCAGATGGCGGGGCTCGCGTATCACAACTTCGTGTCGGCCGCGGTCGGCATTTCGCTCGCGATCGCATTCATCCGGGGCATTGCCCGACGCGAGCAACAGACCTTAGGTAATTTCTGGGTGGACATGGTCCGCAGCTCACTGTGGGTGTTGCTGCCATTCAGCATCGTAGGAGCGCTTGCACTGGTTTCCCAAGGAGTGGTGCAGAACTTGCGACCGTACGACACGGTAAAGCTGGTTGAGCCGCAGCAGGTTCCCAAGGTGGACGCAAACGGCGAGCCGGTCCTGGGACCCGATGGCAAGCAGGTGATGGACACAGTGACCGAGCAAACCATTGCGCAGGGACCGGTCGCGTCACAGGAAATCATCAAGGAATGGGGCACCAACGGCGGCGGATTTTTTAACGCGAACAGCGCCCATCCCTTCGAAAATCCGACGCCGCTTTCCAATCTGATCGAATTGTTTGCAATATTCGCGATTTCCGCAGGTCTCACGTACACCCTGGGGAGGATGACGGGGTCCCAGCGCCATGGCTGGGCGGTTTGGTCCGCGATGGCGATCTTGTTCCTGGCGGGAGTGACCGTCGCGTACTGGGCCGAGGCCCGCGGCAATCGATTGCTGGCCGGTGCCGATCAGCAAGCCACGGCTCTGCAGTCCGGCGGCAACATGGAAGGCAAGGAAGTCCGGTTTGGTATCGCGAATACGGCGCTGTGGGCGACGGTTACAACGGATGCGAGCTGCGGCGCCATTAACGGCTGGCACGATTCCTTGACGCCGCTCGGCGGAATGGTGCCGCTGGTCAACATCATGCTCAGCGAAGTAATTTTTGGCGGCGTGGGCGCCGGCATGTACGGAATGCTGATTTACATCGTGCTGGCGGTATTTATTGCGGGCCTGATGGTCGGCCGCACACCGGAATACCTGGGGAAGAAGATCGAAGCCTACGACGTGAAGATGGCGATGTTGGTCGCACTTGTCTTCCCGCTGGTGATTTTGACATTTTCGGCGATTGCGGTCATTTATCCGTTCGGCACGTCCAGCATTCTGAATCCAGGACCGCATGGGCTCAGCGAGATTCTCTATTCCTATACCTCGCAGGCCGGCAACAACGGGTCCGCGTTCGCGGGACTCACCACGAATACCCTTTGGTACAACGTCTCCGGCGGGCTCACGATGCTGATTGGGCGCTTCCTGATGATTATCCCCATGTTGGCGATCGCCGGGAATCTGGCACAAAAGAAGTATGTGCCGCCCTCGCTGGGGACGTTCCCGGTGACGACACCGCTGTTCACGGCGCTGCTGATCGGCGTCATCTTGATTGTCGGCGCGCTGACCTTCTTCCCGGCACTGAGCCTGGGACCGATTTTGGAGCACCTGCTTTTGGCAGCGGGCAAGACCTTCTGA
- the kdpF gene encoding K(+)-transporting ATPase subunit F — MHLESIIMLAVCTLTGVYLFYALLRPEKF, encoded by the coding sequence ATGCACCTCGAATCAATCATCATGCTGGCGGTATGCACTCTGACGGGGGTGTACCTGTTTTACGCGCTCCTGCGGCCGGAGAAGTTCTGA
- a CDS encoding response regulator transcription factor, with product MTGGEKPNILVVDDEPQITRVLKTALSSRGYSIRTAADGDEAVQTMKEWPPDLLITDLRMPNMDGLALCKHVRSRSPMPIIVLSVRGEERTKVEALDAGADDYVTKPFNMNELLARVRAAIRRAAMPQPVESDVIEVGDFRVDQQAREVRVHDREARLTPKEFDVLVYLARHPGKVITHRALLAAVWGDPSTNQPEYLRVVIAHLRKKLEEDEKVPRYIVTEPWVGYRFNPGGD from the coding sequence ATGACTGGTGGTGAAAAGCCGAATATCCTCGTCGTCGATGACGAGCCCCAGATCACACGCGTTCTGAAGACGGCCTTATCGAGCCGGGGTTACTCGATCAGAACGGCGGCCGATGGCGACGAAGCAGTTCAGACCATGAAGGAATGGCCGCCCGACCTGCTGATTACCGATCTTCGGATGCCGAACATGGATGGCCTGGCCTTGTGCAAACACGTTCGATCCAGGTCGCCGATGCCCATCATCGTCCTTTCGGTGCGAGGAGAGGAGCGGACCAAAGTTGAGGCGCTCGATGCGGGCGCGGATGATTACGTGACCAAGCCGTTCAACATGAACGAACTTCTGGCGCGGGTGCGGGCGGCGATTCGGCGCGCCGCCATGCCGCAACCGGTCGAGTCCGATGTTATCGAAGTCGGCGATTTTCGCGTTGACCAGCAGGCGCGCGAAGTCCGCGTGCACGATCGGGAAGCTCGACTCACTCCCAAGGAATTCGATGTTCTCGTGTACCTGGCGCGACACCCCGGGAAAGTCATCACTCATCGTGCGCTGCTCGCGGCGGTTTGGGGCGACCCCAGCACCAATCAGCCGGAATACCTCCGGGTCGTCATCGCCCATTTGCGCAAGAAGCTCGAAGAGGACGAAAAAGTTCCGCGATACATCGTTACCGAACCCTGGGTCGGTTATCGGTTCAACCCTGGCGGCGATTAA
- a CDS encoding universal stress protein, which produces MSKTPEQWLEEAAPQKERGIFKLFLGYAPGVGKTYNMLSEGIRRRARGEDVVIGLVETHGRKAIAELSSKLETVPRRQLQYKGGSFDEMDVDAILARKPQVAVVDELAHTNIEGSKHRKRYEDVIELLEANIDVLSTVNVQHIESLTPLIQSITGVQVRETVPDWVMQRVNEIVMADLTPEALQTRMRRGDIYPVERAERALGHFFRRGNLMALREMALQQVARVVDRGLESYLQKDQPGLSAGIRERIAVCISSNPAAQYLVARAARMAERLDAELLVVYVDTGVDETPENQRTLAQNIRFAQDVGAQVVKTKGKSVAEAVALVVKDKHITQVVFGRSAQTGWRKYLYLSAIHKFLRDAPPVDVHIVTQEVK; this is translated from the coding sequence ATGAGCAAGACCCCAGAACAATGGCTGGAGGAAGCAGCTCCGCAAAAAGAGCGCGGCATCTTCAAGCTTTTCCTCGGCTATGCGCCGGGCGTCGGCAAGACGTACAACATGCTGAGCGAAGGGATTCGCCGGCGGGCTCGCGGCGAGGACGTGGTGATTGGGCTGGTAGAAACGCACGGGCGCAAGGCGATCGCGGAATTGTCGAGCAAACTGGAAACGGTGCCGCGGCGGCAGCTGCAGTACAAGGGCGGGTCATTCGACGAAATGGATGTCGATGCGATTCTGGCGCGTAAGCCGCAAGTCGCGGTCGTGGATGAGCTCGCGCATACCAACATCGAGGGAAGCAAACACAGAAAACGATACGAAGACGTGATCGAGTTGCTGGAGGCCAACATCGATGTGCTCTCGACCGTAAATGTTCAGCACATCGAGAGCCTGACCCCGCTGATCCAGAGCATTACCGGCGTGCAAGTGCGGGAAACGGTTCCCGACTGGGTCATGCAACGGGTGAATGAAATCGTCATGGCCGATCTGACGCCAGAAGCCCTCCAGACGCGGATGCGGCGCGGCGATATTTATCCTGTGGAGCGCGCGGAGCGGGCGTTGGGTCATTTTTTCCGCCGCGGAAACTTGATGGCATTGCGCGAGATGGCCTTGCAACAGGTCGCTCGGGTGGTCGATCGCGGTCTCGAGTCGTATCTTCAGAAGGACCAGCCGGGACTGAGTGCAGGTATCCGCGAACGCATCGCGGTGTGCATCAGCTCGAATCCGGCCGCACAATACCTGGTCGCGCGCGCGGCTCGAATGGCCGAGCGCCTGGATGCGGAATTGCTCGTGGTCTACGTCGATACCGGGGTCGATGAAACGCCCGAGAACCAGCGGACGCTGGCGCAGAACATCCGCTTTGCTCAAGACGTGGGCGCACAAGTGGTGAAGACGAAAGGCAAATCGGTCGCCGAAGCCGTCGCCCTGGTGGTAAAGGACAAGCACATCACACAGGTCGTGTTTGGCCGTTCGGCGCAAACGGGCTGGCGAAAATATCTTTATCTGTCGGCGATCCACAAATTTCTGCGCGATGCGCCTCCGGTTGACGTGCACATTGTGACGCAGGAAGTGAAGTGA
- a CDS encoding dihydrofolate reductase family protein, whose translation MRKIIASVQVSLDGVMQGPGGAQEDTSDGFDLGGWSMKFSAAESGAAIMGVVGTLDKPYDLLLGRKTYDIFASYWPYVPADNPIGPVFTKANKYVLTRGSAKLDWANSHRMRNIDDLRKVKASKGPDIVLWGSSTLYPQLFEANLIDRFLLLTCPIVLGKGKKLFGTVSHPVNMKLVRSEISSTGVIIATYEHKG comes from the coding sequence ATGAGAAAGATCATCGCCAGCGTGCAGGTTTCCCTCGACGGCGTCATGCAGGGGCCCGGCGGCGCCCAAGAGGACACAAGTGATGGGTTCGATCTCGGCGGATGGAGCATGAAATTTTCCGCCGCTGAGTCTGGTGCCGCCATCATGGGTGTGGTGGGCACCCTCGACAAACCATACGATCTGCTGCTGGGCCGCAAGACCTACGACATTTTTGCAAGCTATTGGCCCTATGTTCCGGCGGACAACCCAATCGGTCCGGTCTTCACAAAAGCGAACAAGTACGTACTGACCCGGGGCTCGGCGAAACTCGACTGGGCCAACAGCCACAGGATGCGCAACATTGATGACTTGCGGAAGGTCAAAGCGAGCAAAGGTCCGGACATTGTGCTGTGGGGCAGTTCAACCCTCTATCCGCAACTGTTCGAAGCAAATCTCATCGACCGGTTTCTACTGCTCACCTGTCCGATAGTTCTTGGGAAAGGCAAAAAGCTCTTCGGCACCGTCTCGCACCCCGTGAACATGAAGCTGGTCAGGAGTGAAATATCTTCGACAGGCGTCATCATTGCGACCTACGAGCACAAAGGGTAA
- a CDS encoding cobyrinate a,c-diamide synthase, with the protein MSNERTLPRVVVAGLGGGAGKTVVSLALLLAARRLGRTVRAFKKGPDYIDSAWLSWASGSPARNLDTYLMGFNTAVASFARNAVSDGLNVVEGNRGVFDGMDVAGTHSSATLAKALAAPVLLVLNVTKVTRTAAAYVLGAQKLDPELDICGLVLNYVNGRRHEQIVRDAIASVCDIPVVGAVPRLDALGLVPERHLGLIMPEEHGGRDILERNLLDEVVPGLDVEAILRIAGAADPLGAEAVTPASLLDVSGLKIGYFKDAAFSFYYAENLEALERSGAQLVAISPLTECALPPDLSALYIGGGFPEVHASALAANSGFLQSLHEAAQNGLPIYAECGGLMMLSRAIVWQGSKYPMAAVLPFEAHVCSTAQGHGYAELRVDRANSFFATGLAIRGHEFHYSRIVLENGHLETACEVRRGQGIGRGREGVIFKNVWAGYTHIHALATPEWAAGMLRAARQFDSRREHGVVAMTEDH; encoded by the coding sequence ATGAGCAACGAGCGCACATTGCCGCGTGTGGTAGTCGCCGGGCTCGGCGGCGGCGCCGGGAAAACCGTCGTCTCGCTAGCGCTTCTGCTAGCCGCCCGCCGCCTCGGCCGAACGGTGCGCGCGTTCAAGAAAGGGCCGGATTACATTGACTCGGCCTGGCTCAGTTGGGCTTCGGGCAGTCCGGCGCGAAATCTCGATACCTATCTCATGGGCTTCAACACGGCTGTCGCCTCCTTCGCTCGCAATGCCGTTTCCGATGGCTTGAACGTGGTGGAAGGTAACCGTGGCGTGTTCGACGGCATGGATGTGGCGGGCACGCACAGCAGTGCCACGCTCGCCAAGGCGCTCGCAGCGCCTGTCCTGCTGGTGCTGAACGTCACCAAAGTGACGCGGACGGCCGCGGCCTACGTTCTGGGTGCGCAGAAACTCGACCCTGAACTCGACATTTGCGGACTGGTGCTGAACTACGTCAACGGACGGCGGCACGAGCAGATCGTGCGCGATGCGATCGCCTCCGTGTGTGACATCCCTGTCGTGGGCGCGGTGCCGAGGCTGGACGCTCTCGGTCTGGTCCCCGAACGTCATCTCGGCCTCATCATGCCTGAGGAACACGGCGGACGGGACATTCTCGAGCGAAACCTGCTGGACGAAGTTGTGCCCGGCCTCGATGTCGAAGCCATCTTGCGGATCGCGGGTGCGGCGGACCCACTGGGCGCTGAAGCGGTCACACCAGCGAGTTTGCTGGATGTCAGCGGGTTGAAGATCGGATACTTCAAGGATGCCGCTTTCAGCTTCTACTACGCCGAGAATCTTGAGGCGCTCGAGCGATCCGGCGCTCAACTGGTGGCCATATCGCCGCTCACTGAATGTGCGTTGCCGCCAGATCTCTCGGCGCTGTACATCGGTGGAGGTTTCCCCGAGGTGCATGCCTCAGCGCTGGCCGCGAATTCCGGATTCTTGCAATCTCTCCACGAGGCCGCGCAGAACGGGTTGCCAATCTATGCCGAGTGCGGCGGGCTGATGATGCTGTCGCGCGCGATTGTGTGGCAGGGCTCAAAGTATCCGATGGCCGCAGTGCTTCCTTTCGAAGCCCACGTGTGCAGCACGGCGCAGGGGCACGGCTACGCGGAGCTTCGAGTGGATCGTGCCAACTCGTTTTTCGCGACGGGCCTGGCCATCCGCGGCCACGAGTTCCACTACTCGAGAATCGTCCTGGAAAATGGCCACCTTGAAACCGCATGCGAGGTGCGGCGCGGCCAAGGAATCGGCCGGGGGCGGGAGGGCGTGATCTTCAAGAATGTGTGGGCCGGATACACGCATATTCACGCGTTAGCCACGCCGGAATGGGCCGCCGGAATGCTGCGAGCCGCGCGGCAATTCGATTCCCGCCGCGAGCACGGCGTGGTTGCGATGACGGAAGATCACTAA
- the cobA gene encoding uroporphyrinogen-III C-methyltransferase translates to MPQPGKVYLVGAGPGHPELLTLKAAELIRGGDVIVYDRLIQEEVIALARPSAERIYMGKPVGKHDSRQDEVNELLVRKAREGKVVIRLKGGDPFVFGRGGEEAEYLAGHGIPFEVIPGVCSALSAPLSAGIAVTHRDAASSVAIVTGHNADGTESRIDWNALAKLDTLVFLMGVHNLEKIAGNLIAAGRSPDTPAAMVQMAFWHDELTVAATLATIAEESRRAAVKAPATLIVGEVVHLREKLKNFQRDLSRARASSTALGPLPDEVFRLATAGFSAQVLGWALENKIFDFLEEPKPVCDLAHALQLDTDALSEILNTMVALRLLESRPDGYRNLELASQYLRATSAQSLRAALLYQAAQFCNWGALSEFARLGKQTGFVARNSALRAEAAECLAAAFASRVVSDFAAPPPAPVLVVGFGYAAYGRAFAQRWPEIVVQGWNPVSADPVIAPRAEFGTVIISGLLEWCGTAEIQFLLSQVCVQPDGVLLFHDAILPIGIQPTSQAALRALARQVADGNAHNWSLERVAASLQRAGFECVESRPLLGERVLVRARRAPPASQKITLAAAAAD, encoded by the coding sequence ATGCCGCAACCGGGAAAAGTCTATTTGGTGGGCGCAGGACCGGGACATCCGGAACTGCTGACCTTGAAGGCTGCCGAACTGATCCGCGGTGGCGATGTCATCGTCTACGACCGCCTCATCCAAGAGGAAGTCATTGCCCTGGCACGCCCCTCCGCCGAGCGCATCTACATGGGCAAGCCCGTCGGCAAACACGACTCGCGCCAGGATGAAGTCAACGAACTGCTTGTGCGCAAAGCGCGCGAGGGAAAGGTAGTCATCCGCCTCAAGGGCGGGGATCCTTTTGTGTTCGGGCGCGGTGGTGAAGAGGCCGAGTACCTCGCCGGCCACGGCATTCCGTTTGAAGTTATCCCCGGCGTGTGCTCAGCGTTATCGGCGCCGTTAAGTGCGGGCATTGCCGTCACCCATCGCGACGCGGCATCGTCAGTGGCGATCGTTACCGGTCACAACGCCGATGGGACTGAGTCGCGGATCGACTGGAATGCTCTTGCGAAGCTGGACACGCTGGTGTTCCTGATGGGGGTCCATAACCTGGAGAAGATAGCCGGGAACTTGATTGCCGCCGGACGTTCTCCCGACACGCCGGCCGCCATGGTCCAAATGGCGTTCTGGCACGACGAGCTCACCGTCGCCGCGACGCTGGCCACCATCGCCGAAGAATCCCGCCGCGCCGCGGTGAAGGCTCCGGCTACCCTGATCGTCGGCGAAGTGGTGCACCTGCGCGAGAAGCTCAAGAATTTCCAGCGCGACCTCAGCCGCGCACGCGCTTCTTCCACCGCCTTAGGCCCGCTGCCGGACGAAGTTTTCCGGCTGGCCACGGCCGGCTTCAGCGCGCAGGTACTGGGCTGGGCTTTGGAAAACAAGATTTTCGATTTCCTGGAAGAGCCGAAGCCGGTGTGCGATCTTGCCCACGCGCTGCAGTTGGACACCGACGCGCTCAGCGAAATCCTGAATACCATGGTGGCGCTGCGCCTGCTCGAGTCGCGTCCCGATGGCTATCGCAATCTCGAACTCGCTTCCCAGTATTTGCGTGCGACCTCGGCGCAGAGCCTGCGTGCCGCGCTGCTGTATCAGGCGGCACAGTTCTGTAACTGGGGCGCGCTGTCAGAGTTTGCCCGTCTGGGCAAGCAAACCGGGTTCGTCGCCAGGAATTCCGCCCTGCGCGCCGAGGCGGCCGAGTGCCTCGCCGCCGCTTTCGCCTCCAGAGTAGTGAGCGATTTCGCCGCCCCGCCTCCTGCTCCCGTACTGGTGGTTGGATTTGGGTATGCGGCGTACGGCAGAGCTTTTGCACAGCGCTGGCCGGAGATCGTGGTGCAGGGCTGGAACCCGGTTTCCGCTGACCCCGTCATCGCGCCCAGGGCCGAATTCGGAACCGTGATCATTTCCGGCTTGCTGGAGTGGTGCGGCACAGCCGAAATCCAATTCTTATTGTCGCAAGTCTGCGTGCAGCCGGATGGAGTCCTGTTATTCCACGACGCAATCTTGCCCATCGGAATCCAGCCCACGTCTCAGGCCGCCTTGCGGGCCCTGGCACGGCAGGTCGCCGATGGCAACGCTCACAACTGGTCGCTGGAGCGGGTGGCGGCGTCGTTGCAGCGGGCGGGATTTGAATGTGTTGAATCCCGGCCACTGCTCGGCGAGCGTGTGCTGGTTCGCGCGCGTCGCGCGCCACCAGCTTCGCAGAAAATAACCTTGGCGGCTGCGGCCGCGGATTAA